One Vibrio penaeicida DNA segment encodes these proteins:
- a CDS encoding ATP-dependent Lon protease, with amino-acid sequence MLVNPTSASVPLIAPSVNIQTEQVARDNKVKEPIAPATELTKSSAERKATLEERRRKRAAWNAEDHPDYELDSDAETEYHEEPIDKLERLFDLIALQSYSAQQGKGYTIRFRLPASVLNDAINEGKMAKRRTIIKYHYGHSVAPHTPSEVIAIT; translated from the coding sequence ATGTTAGTGAACCCGACCAGTGCCAGCGTTCCGCTGATTGCCCCGTCGGTCAATATACAAACCGAACAAGTTGCACGAGACAATAAAGTCAAAGAGCCTATAGCACCCGCTACAGAATTGACCAAGTCGAGTGCAGAGCGAAAGGCAACGCTAGAGGAAAGGCGTCGAAAACGTGCCGCTTGGAATGCAGAAGACCATCCCGACTACGAGTTGGATTCCGATGCTGAAACTGAGTATCACGAAGAGCCTATCGACAAGCTTGAACGGTTGTTTGATTTAATTGCACTGCAATCCTACAGTGCCCAGCAAGGAAAGGGGTATACCATCCGTTTCCGTTTGCCAGCCAGTGTGCTGAACGATGCGATTAATGAAGGTAAGATGGCGAAACGCCGCACCATTATTAAATACCATTATGGGCATTCTGTCGCGCCTCATACGCCTTCAGAAGTGATTGCGATTACTTAA